A genomic window from Triticum urartu cultivar G1812 chromosome 7, Tu2.1, whole genome shotgun sequence includes:
- the LOC125519863 gene encoding carboxyl-terminal-processing peptidase 3, chloroplastic: MEMVECSLAASRAARPVPGRVPRSPAPVLGVGAGRARLRVRSERREQPPPVIRASAPPEHDGGALAKAAAGLAAAAVVSLTGFAGDLAPPPALAESLTVAFPVSKAREVNRVQRTLVEAWGLIRETFVDPTFNHQDWDQKLQQTMVEMFPLKSADAAYGKISGMVSTLGDPFTRIITPKEYQSFRIGSDGNLQGVGIFINRDPASGRLLVMNCIEGGPADRAGIREGDELVEINGNSVLGLDVEAVAQRLRGRAGTTVEVKLLDGTGNERSGRIKAKEVQLSREVINLSPLSTAIISHRSGDGHEGKTGYVRLAAFSQTAAAEMERAIKKMEDQGVQSYILDLRNNPGGLVTAGLDVAQIWLDGDETLVNTVDREGNVQAINMVQGQSLTHDPLVVLVNEESASASEILAGALHDNGRAILVGHKTFGKGRIQSVTELDDGSALFITVAKYLSPALHEIDHVGIQPDIQCTADALSLPRAPSLTGNNEAASLEMDSCIMVAEQALEIQQSKGSAS; encoded by the exons ATGGAAATGGTAGAGTGCTCCCTGGCCGCCTCCCGCGCCGCGAGGCCCGTGCCCGGCCGGGTCCCGAGGTCCCCGGCGCCTGTTCTTGGTGTTGGCGCCGGGAGAGCCAGGCTCCGGGTGCGGTCCGAGAGGCGGGAGCAGCCTCCGCCGGTCATCAGGGCTTCCGCGCCGCCGGAGCACGACGGAGGGGCGCTGGCGAAGGCGGCCGCGGGGCTCGCCGCCGCTGCCGTGGTGTCGCTGACCGGGTTCGCCGGGGACTTGGCCCCGCCGCCGGCGCTGGCCGAGTCGCTCACGGTCGCCTTCCCCGTCTCCAAGGCCCGAGAG GTGAACCGGGTGCAGAGGACGCTGGTGGAGGCATGGGGTTTGATCCGTGAGACCTTCGTCGATCCCACCTTCAACCACCAAG ACTGGGACCAGAAACTTCAGCAGACGATGGTGGAGATGTTCCCGCTGAAATCGGCAGACGCCGCCTACGGCAAGATCAGCGGGATGGTGTCCACGCTAGGCGACCCCTTCACAAGGATCATCACCCCCAAG GAATATCAGAGTTTCAGGATCGGAAGTGATGGGAATTTGCAAGGGGTTGGCATATTCATAAACAGGGACCCTGCCTCAGGACGCTTG CTTGTTATGAACTGCATTGAGGGAGGCCCAGCGGACCGAGCAGGCATACGTGAAGGCGATGAGCTAGTTGAGATCAACG GGAATAGTGTTTTGGGGTTGGACGTGGAAGCTGTGGCTCAGAGACTTAGAGGTCGTGCTGGAACGACTGTGGAAGTAAAACTATTGGAT GGTACTGGAAATGAAAGGAGTGGTAGGATAAAGGCAAAAGAG GTCCAGCTATCTCGTGAGGTTATCAATCTTTCACCTCTATCAACGGCAATTATCTCCCATAGATCGGGTGATGGGCATGAGGGCAAGACTGGGTATGTTAGGTTAGCTGCATTTTCTCAG actgctgctgctgaaaTGGAAAGGGCCATTAAAAAGATGGAAGATCAAGGTGTCCAGTCATATATTTTAGATCTGCGGAATAATCCA GGTGGTTTAGTAACAGCTGGTCTTGATGTGGCTCAAATTTGGTTAGATGGAGATGAAACTCTAGTGAACACCGTTGACCGTGAGGGCAATGTGCAAGCAATAAATATGGTCCAAGGCCAATCTTTAACACATGATCCTCTTGTGGTGCTT GTCAACGAAGAAAGTGCCAGTGCAAGCGAAATTTTGGCTGGGGCATTGCATGACAATGGCCGTGCTATTCTGGTAGGCCACAAAACCTTCGGTAAAGGAAGAATACAG AGTGTGACAGAGCTGGACGATGGCTCTGCTCTATTCATCACGGTTGCAAAGTATCTCTCTCCGGCGCTGCACGAAATCGACCATGTCGGGATCCAACCCGACATACAATGCACCGCTGACGCGCTATCCTTACCGAGGGCGCCTTCGCTCACCGGGAACAACGAGGCCGCGAGTTTAGAGATGGACTCGTGCATTATGGTGGCGGAGCAAGCGCTGGAGATTCAGCAATCGAAGGGCTCCGCTTCGTAG